One Hordeum vulgare subsp. vulgare chromosome 4H, MorexV3_pseudomolecules_assembly, whole genome shotgun sequence DNA window includes the following coding sequences:
- the LOC123450915 gene encoding uncharacterized protein LOC123450915 produces MNQDQSIKVALNKQTDITKRQNRIRLNTSVESVRYLLHQGLAFRGNDESEESKNKGNFRELVQTLANQNEDVRNVVLKNAPENCKWVSPDIQKELANYFAKIRLNSILEEIGGDVFSLLIDEASDVSDKEQMDVVLRYVDKLGLILERLVGIVHVKETSATCLKSALEKLLVDIGLSFKQVRGQCYDGAIGASCKRKDMIRETNRENVKRGISSGRISTGTGLNQDQSLQRAGDTRWGSHYRTLSSLIQLFPSIVKKFDDRFNEVNSSLLIHMASFNPKNSFAAFNPESLLKLAEFYPQDFHSSKLMDLGHELRIYIENVRADKRFANLDGIADLAKKLVDTKKHLAFPVYQLLKLVLIFPVATASVERCFSAMNTVKCVLRNKMGDKFMSDCLICYVEKDIFSTITNDAVIDMFKKMSDREGKL; encoded by the exons ATGAATCAAGATCAGTCCATTAAGGTTGCCCTCAACAAGCAAACTGATATTACAAAAAGGCAAAATCGTATTCGGTTGAATACTTCTGTCGAATCAGTTAGATACTTGTTACATCAAGGTTTAGCTTTCCGTGGCAATGATGAATCAGAGGAATCCAAAAATAAGGGGAATTTTCGAGAGTTGGTACAAACATTAGCAAATCAAAATGAGGATGTGAGGAATGTAGTTCTTAAGAATGCTCCGGAAAATTGCAAATGGGTGTCTCCAGATATTCAAAAGGAACTTGCAAATTATTTTGCAAAG ATAAGATTGAATTCTATTCTTGAAGAAATTGGTGGTGATGTCTTCAGTTTGTTGATTGATGAGGCTTCCGATGTGTCGGACAAAGAACAAATGGATGTTGTGCTGAGGTATGTTGACAAGCTAGGGTTAATCCTGGAACGACTAGTTGGGATAGTACATGTGAAGGAAACATCGGCAACGTGTCTCAAGTCAGCCCTTGAGAAATTGCTTGTTGATATTGGATTAAGCTTCAAGCAAGTTAGAGGACAATGCTATGACGGGGCGA TTGGAGCTTCATGCAAAAGAAAAGACATGATCAGAGAGACTAATAGAGAGAATGTAAAAAGAGGCATAAGTAGTGGACGAATTAGTACCGGCACAGGGTTGAATCAAGATCAATCACTTCAAAGGGCGGGAGACACCCGTTGGGGTTCTCATTATAGAACCCTCTCAAGCTTAATTCAGTTGTTCCCATCAATTGTTA AGAAG tttgatGACAGATTCAATGAAGTaaattcttcattgcttattcacATGGCTTCTTTCAATCCAAAAAACTCTTTCGCTGCTTTTAACCCGGAGAGTTTGCTGAAGCTAGCTGAGTTTTATCCTCAGGATTTCCATTCATCAAAATTGATGGATCTTGGGCATGAACTTCGGATTTACATTGAGAATGTCCGAGCGGACAAAAGATTTGCCAATTTGGATGGCATTGCAGATCTTGCTAAAAAATTGGTGGACACTAAGAAACATCTTGCTTTCCCTGTGTATCAACTTCTAAAGTTGGTACTGATTTTTCCCGTTGCCACGGCGTCAGTGGAGAGATGTTTTTCAGCAATGAATACTGTGAAGTGTGTTTTACGTAACAAAATGGGCGACAAGTTCATGAGTGACTGCTTGATTTGCTATGTGGAGAAAGATATATTTTCTACCATTACGAATGATGCCGTAATTGATATGTTTAAGAAAATGAGTGATCGGGAAGGCAAACTATAA
- the LOC123447539 gene encoding AAA-ATPase At2g46620-like has protein sequence MAAVCVVLLIAYAVAALRLALSHRSALHALRRLWRWADEHTQAYQLHEVPRRLRGVDGDNPLFRKATAYVSSLPSLEDAHAVSVLSSSAKKTDGGFSLRLGPGHTARDAFLGARLAWTCREDGEALVLRVRRHHRARVLRPYLQHVESVADDMELRRRELRLFVNAGPDVTRWASAPFAHPATLDAVAMDPDLKARVRADLESFAKGRAYYHRLGRVWRRSYLLHGPPGTGKSTFAAAMARFLGYDVYDVDLSRTDVDLRALLMRTTPRSLILVEDLDRHLQLQLQGKDQGDGAEARVLSFMDGVSSCCGEERVMVFTMRGVAPMPAAVTRPGRLDVHVRFTLCDFEAFKALAGSYLGLTDHKLYPQVEEGFIAAGERRPSPAELGEIMLANRASPSRALRTVITRLQRASTPPAPQRMPHRRITSWDAEEEAACADGGALGKDAAPMRELKKLYGLIKTRSRKEGSGVAPSDEGEATVAVSGRGSGSNHGMER, from the coding sequence ATGGCCGCCGTGTGCGTCGTCCTCCTAATCGCTTACGCCGTGGCGGCGCTGCGGCTGGCGCTGTCGCACAGGTCGGCGCTCCACGCGCTGCGCCGGCTATGGCGCTGGGCCGACGAGCACACGCAGGCGTACCAGCTCCACGAGGTCCCCCGCAGGCTCCGCGGCGTCGACGGTGACAACCCGCTCTTCCGCAAGGCCACCGCCTACGTCTCCTCGCTGCCGTCGCTGGAGGACGCCCACGCCGTCTCCGTGCTCTCCTCCTCCGCCAAGAAGACCGACGGAGGCTTCTCGCTCCGCCTCGGCCCGGGACACACCGCGCGGGACGCCTTCCTCGGCGCGCGCCTCGCGTGGACCTGTCGTGAGGACGGCGAGGCGCTGGTGCTGCGCgtgcgccggcaccaccgtgcaaGGGTGCTCCGGCCCTACCTGCAGCACGTCGAGTCCGTGGCCGACGACATGGAGCTGCGGAGGCGGGAGCTGAGGCTGTTCGTCAACGCCGGTCCCGACGTCACCAGGTGGGCGTCGGCGCCGTTCGCGCACCCGGCCACGCTCGACGCGGTGGCCATGGACCCGGACCTCAAGGCCCGCGTCCGCGCCGACCTGGAGAGCTTCGCCAAGGGCCGCGCCTACTACCACCGGCTCGGCCGCGTCTGGCGCCGGAGCTACCTTCTCCACGGCCCGCCAGGCACCGGCAAGTCCACCTTCGCGGCTGCCATGGCGCGCTTCCTCGGCTACGACGTTTACGACGTCGACCTGTCCCGCACCGACGTCGACCTCCGCGCGCTGCTCATGCGCACCACCCCGCGCTCCCTCATCCTAGTCGAGGACCTCGACCGCCACCTGCAGCTGCAGCTCCAAGGAAAAGACCAAGGCGACGGCGCGGAGGCGCGGGTGCTGAGCTTCATGGACGGCGTGTCCTCGTGCTGCGGCGAGGAGCGCGTGATGGTGTTCACGATGCGGGGCGTCGCGCCCATGCCGGCGGCGGTGACGCGGCCGGGTAGGCTGGACGTGCACGTCCGGTTCACGCTGTGCGACTTCGAGGCCTTCAAGGCGCTGGCCGGAAGCTACCTGGGGCTCACGGACCACAAGCTGTATCCGCAGGTGGAGGAGGGGTTCATCGCCGCCGGCGAGCGCCGCCCCAGCCCCGCCGAGCTGGGCGAGATCATGCTCGCCAACCGCGCGTCCCCGAGCCGCGCGCTCCGCACCGTCATCACGAGGCTACAGCGCGCGTCGACGCCTCCTGCGCCGCAGCGGATGCCGCACAGGCGGATCACGAGCTGGgacgcggaggaggaggcggcgtgcGCTGACGGCGGGGCGTTGGGCAAGGACGCGGCGCCGATGCGGGAGCTGAAGAAGCTGTACGGGCTGATCAAGACGAGGAGCCGGAAGGAGGGCTCCGGCGTCGCGCCGTCGGATGAAGGCGAGGCGACGGTGGCGGTGAGCGGGCGCGGCTCCGGCAGCAACCACGGCATGGAGCGgtga